The following proteins are co-located in the Malassezia restricta chromosome II, complete sequence genome:
- a CDS encoding adenylosuccinate synthase: protein MACMPKPDQSSRGRVTVVLGSQWGDEGKGKLTDMLSGEMDICARCAGGNNAGHTIVANVGPDNVKTKFDFHLLPSGLVNPKCIGFIGSGVVMHIPSFFSELDTTEKKGLKCDNRLFVSDRTHLVFDFHQVVDGLKEVELGGSSIGTTKKGIGPAYSSKASRSGLRVHHLYDFDTFAAKFRKLVEGRFKRYGNFEYDTEGEIARYRAFAERLRPFVVDGVTFIHSMLSSNRRVLVEGANALMLDLDYGTYPFVTSSSTGIGGVCTGLGIPPQSIGSVIGVMKAYTSRVGAGPFPTELSDEIMTHLQEVGAEYGTTTGRRRRCGWLDLVMMRYSTLINGYTSLNLTKLDVLDNLPEIKVATSYVLGEKELSSFPADLNILAKVDVKYKTFPGWKGPISNCKSYEELPQTCREYIEYIENFLGVRIEWIGVGPGREAMLHRPVSSA from the coding sequence ATGGCGTGTATGCCTAAACCGGATCAGTCCTCGCGTGGGCGAGTGACTGTTGTTCTTGGATCCCAATGGGGTGATGAGGGCAAAGGTAAGCTGACAGATATGCTGTCAGGTGAAATGGACATTTGTGCCCGATGTGCCGGTGGAAACAATGCTGGTCACACAATCGTGGCTAATGTGGGTCCCGACAATGTCAAGACCAAATTTGATTTCCACCTGCTTCCGTCAGGTCTCGTGAACCCCAAATGCATTGGTTTTATTGGCAGTGGTGTCGTGATGCACATTCCCTCTTTCTTTAGTGAACTGGACACGACTGAGAAAAAGGGTCTCAAATGCGACAACCGCTTGTTTGTATCGGATCGTACGCATTTGGTGTTCGACTTCCATCAGGTCGTTGATGGCCTGAAAGAGGTTGAGCTGGGTGGTAGCAGTATCGGTACCACGAAGAAGGGTATTGGTCCAGCTTACTCGTCCAAGGCGTCACGTTCTGGTCTTCGTGTGCATCATTTGTACGACTTCGACACCTTTGCAGCCAAGTTCCGCAAGCTTGTGGAAGGTCGCTTCAAGCGTTATGGAAACTTTGAATACGATACGGAAGGCGAAATCGCCCGCTACCGAGCATTTGCCGAGCGTCTGCGTCCTTTCGTGGTAGATGGTGTTACATTCATCCATTCGATGTTATCCTCCAATCGACGCGTACTTGTGGAAGGTGCCAATGCACTAATGCTGGATCTTGATTATGGTACGTACCCGTTTGTtacgtcgtcgtccacggGTATTGGCGGAGTGTGTACCGGTCTTGGTATCCCTCCGCAGTCGATTGGCTCCGTGATTGGTGTGATGAAGGCATACACGTCTCGTGTCGGTGCTGGTCCTTTCCCAACGGAACTTAGCGACGAAATCATGACTCATCTTCAGGAGGTTGGTGCTGAATACGGTACAACGACTggccgtcggcgccgctgTGGCTGGCTTGATTTGGTTATGATGCGATACTCAACGCTGATTAACGGCTACACTTCTTTGAACTTGACCAAGCTCGACGTGCTTGACAACTTGCCTGAAATCAAGGTCGCGACGAGCTACGTACTGGGCGAGAAGGAACTCTCCAGCTTCCCAGCTGACCTCAATATTTTGGCCAAAGTGGATGTCAAATACAAGACGTTCCCTGGCTGGAAGGGTCCAATTTCGAATTGTAAGTCGTACGAAGAGCTGCCGCAGACTTGCCGCGAGTACATCGAGTATATCGAGAACTTTTTGGGCGTGCGCATTGAGTGGATCGGTGTGGGCCCTGGCCGTGAGGCTATGCTCCACCGTCCCGTTTCGTCGGCTTAA
- a CDS encoding DNA-directed RNA polymerase II subunit RPB9 codes for MASLHFCAECNNLLYPEADQTNHVLMYACRNCPYRTEAANPLVFRNDLKLISKEQPGIIDELMTDPTLRRTLDLTCPSCGHTEAVMFQDQSKRTFNKMIFFYVCCYCNHLFHDEPLAKPDDDNE; via the exons ATGGCTTCATTGCATTTCTGTGCTGAGTG CAATAACCTTCTATACCCAGAG GCAGATCAGACGAATCATGTACTCATGTATGCGTGCAGAAACTGCCCATATCGGACAGAGGCTGCCAATCCTTTGGTGTTCAGGAACGATCTAAAGTTGATCTCTAAG GAACAACCGGGTATCATTGATGAGCTTATGACGGATCCAACACTACGTCGTACGCTGGACCTGACATGTCCCAGTTGCGGCCATACAGA AGCCGTCATGTTCCAGGACCAAAGCAAGCGGACATTCAACA AGATGATCTTTTTCTATGTTTGTTGTTATTGCAATCACCTCTTCCATGATGAGCCACTAGCCAAGCCCGACGATGATAATGAATAG
- a CDS encoding U4/U6 small nuclear ribonucleoprotein PRP31, whose product MSNSLADELLADVAEGESNAMDNDKEQYSSILYNEESSHAGPDESVRADTSMQYVDESHAHGASQPGNELESLQNNDASNTNIRSISKLYENDTLSELLKVIEQRKAQPPTVITGALEGSEEYFLIIRANSTALEIDHEMLALYKFIREHYAPRFPELETLVLNPWEFIQAVLILGNKKDLVTAGLEGILPQGTVVVISMTASTTTGQPLAAEEWQRIQDACGMVQSLEDARAKILDYVESRMSLLAPNLSALLGTRVATKLVGSAGGLASLARIPSCNMHLLGASKSGSSALSSIHGGSTRYSGYLAQCTLIVQTPEEYRTQALRMVSAKASLAARVDAGGSSGSRQGEYGTALYQEVERKIEKLLEPPPAKLVKALPVPNEGGRKQRRGGRRARKFREMHGLTELRKMQNRIEFGKEEEEASAFDETMGLGMINTKASGKIRASVANASSKARMSKANKDRLATLNRPKLSLQSLAPAESTSSGTASSLSFTPVQGIELVDPSRQKRVEEANAKWFREGQFSLVPGASKSSAQMPPSSQPNT is encoded by the exons ATGTCAAACAGTCTAGCAGATGAATTGCTGGCTGACGTGGCTGAGGGAGAGTCAAATGCAATGGACAACGATAAGGAACAATACTCTTCTATTCTGTATAATGAAGAATCCAGTCACGCGGGTCCTGATGAATCAGTGAGGGCAGATACCTCGATGCAATATGTGGATGAatcgcatgcgcacggGGCAAGTCAGCCTGGGAATGAGCTAGAGTCACTTCAAAATAATGATGCTTCAAATACGAATATACGATCTATTTCAAAGCTGTATGAAAACGATACCCTGTCAGAGCTTCTCAAG GTGattgagcagcgcaaggccCAACCTCCAACAGTCATTACGGGTGCACTGGAAGGCTCAGAAGAGTATTTTTTGATCATTCGAGCCAACAGTACGGCTCTAGAGATCGATCATGAAATGTTGGCCCTTTATAAG TTCATTCGCGAACATTACGCTCCGCGATTTCCAGAGCTCGAAACACTTGTATTGAATCCTTGGGAATTTATTCAGGCAGTCCTTATTTTGGGGAATAAGAAAGACCTCGTGACAGCGGGTTTGGAGGGCATCCTGCCACAAGGCACCGTAGTCGTGATCAGCATGACTGCTTCTACCACCACGGGACAGCCTCTCGCAGCTGAGGAGTGGCAACGCATTCAGGACGCATGTGGTATGGTGCAATCACTCGAGGACGCTCGTGCCAAGATTCTGGACTATGTGGAATCGCGCATGTCGCTATTAGCACCAAACCTCTCTGCTTTGCTTGGAACTCGAGTGGCGACCAAGTTGGTGGGCTCCGCTGGTGGATTAGCATCACTTGCCAGAATTCCTTCTTGCAATATGCACCTACTTGGTGCATCTAAATCGGGCAGCTCGGCCCTTTCTTCTATTCATGGTGGATCTACGCGTTATTCTGGCTACCTCGCACAATGCACGCTCATTGTACAAACGCCTGAAGAATACCGAACTCAAGCGCTCCGTATGGTCAGCGCCAAGGCATCTCTTGCTGCTCGTGTAGACGCAGGAGGCTCTTCTGGTTCTCGTCAAGGAGAATATGGAACGGCTTTGTATCAAGAAGTTGAACGAAAAATTGAAAAGCTGTTGGAGCCACCTCCCGCCAAGCTTGTGAAAGCATTGCCGGTGCCGAACGAAGGCGGGCGCAAACAGCGACGTggtggacgacgtgctcgtaAGTTCCGTGAAATGCACGGGCTCACAGAGCTGCGAAAGATGCAGAACCGGATAGAATTCGGCaaggaggaagaagaagctAGCGCCTTTGACGAAACGATGGGACTTGGTATGATCAATACCAAGGCCAGCGGTAAGATTCGTGCGTCTGTGGCGAATGCATCGTCCAAGGCACGCATGTCCAAAGCAAACAAGGACCGGCTTGCAACGCTGAATCGTCCGAAGTTATCGTTGCAAAGTTTGGCACCAGCTGAATCGACGTCGTCTGGCACAGCGTCCTCGTTGTCCTTCACGCCCGTGCAAG GTATTGAGCTCGTTGATCCGTCTCGACAAAAAAGGGTGGAGGAAGCTAATGCCAAATGGTTCCGCGAGGGACAATTCTCGCTGGTGCCTGGCGCCTCCAAATCCTCGGCTCAGATGCCACCATCATCACAACCAAACACATAG
- a CDS encoding glutamate synthase (NADPH/NADH): MTFSSEFVFENKTKNVHDDEFVTEYMTPQDLSDSGYESVERDSTSWAGAMPASQGLYNAEYEKDACGVGFMCHMKGKASHKIVSEARLLLCNMTHRGATGADARDGDGAGVMTGMPDAFLRREVSIDFDFELPPVGEYACGNLFFHSRDDQARAEHIQIFEKISDKLGLRVLGWREVPVDSSILGPASRSREPKTLQPFIVLGDYYGWTSKKSENNGAFDEALFDRQLYVLRKHATHRIGLSNWFYICSLSPSNIVYKGQLSPVQVYNYYHDLNNSSYSAHFALVHSRFSTNTFPSWDRAQPLRWSAHNGEINTIRGNKNWMHAREGSLRSEVFGDELDLLYPIIENGGSDSAGFDNVLELLVVNKVLTLPQAIMIMVPEAWKGTETDPAKAAFYKWAACLMEPWDGPALFTFCDGRYCGANLDRNGLRPCRWVTTSDDIMVCASEVGCVPIPPETITAKGRLRPGRMLLVDTQEGRIVDDRELKASTSHLADFAAWVEHNLLELKSITKTVERLVPDQLTVKLDDSSLSNDPRLRAFGYTTDQINMLMLPMMNEAKEALGSMGSDAPLACMSQSPRLVYEYFRQLFAQVTNPPIDPIREEVVMSLDQYIGPEGNLLEMNEKQCNRVYLESPVLSMQQMSALKNMHLIYPEWKSVTIDTTYDHALGIDGYEATLDRVCAEVSHAIEDGMRIVVLSDRNVGPNRVAISSLIACGGVHHHLIRQKRRNRIALVVDTAEAREVHHICVLLGYGADAICPWLAQEAVMKVHREGLSKVNKTPDELTANWRDATDHGIFKVMSKMGISTLQSYKGAQIFEALGLDNTVVDRCFAGTASRIRGSTFEVLAADALEMHEQAYPRRKTVTFSGLPETGDYHWRDGGEPHMNDPNCIASLQEATRTKNQAAWQAYTKATHEMSKATTLRGMLDFNFSKTRPIPVDQVEPWTEIAQRFCTGAMSYGSISMEAHSALAIALNRLGGKSNTGEGGEDPERSIPLPNGDSLRSKIKQIASGRFGVTSRYLSDADELQIKIAQGAKPGEGGELPGHKVSESIARTRHSTAGVGLISPPPHHDIYSIEDLKQLIYDLKCSNPRARVSVKLVSEVGVGVIAAGVAKAKADHILISGHDGGTGAARWTSIKFAGLPWELGLAETHQTLVLNDLRGRVVVQTDGQLRSGRDVAIACLLGAEEFGFSTAPLISMGCIMMRKCHLNTCPVGIATQDPVLREKFAGQPEHVINFFYYLSEELRSIMAKLGLRTMNEMVGRSDLLSVDDSLRTPKTANINLSALLKPAFEMRPGAATHKVRQQDHRLYVRLDNKFIDEAEPALSRGLPVQIDCNVVNTDRALGTTLSYHVSKLFGEEGLPRDTIHIKASGSAGQSCGAFLAPGITLELEGDANDYVGKGLSGGRLIVYPPKSSSFMPEENVIVGNTCLYGATRGHCYFAGIAAERFAVRNSGAHAVVEGVGDHGCEYMTGGRVVVLGSTGRNFAAGMSGGIAYVLDMNRDFASKCNMEMVELGTVEDPLEIAELHTLIEDHRHYTGSSIAEHVIHEFHHLLPRFVRVMPTDYKQVLQQQAAKAAEEKKRSSHVDLLGTLSNRGSQVDVSISNEHVASDAVSGAAKTEEPAVMDMEEAMLDKELAKARSEKLDKVRGFMKYHRRTEAYRKPGARVKDFKELSTRLTEPELKLQTARCMDCGVPFCQSDNGCPISNIIPKWNDLVFKGQWFDALNRLLMTNNFPEFTGRVCPAPCEGACVLGIIESPVGIKSIECAIIDYAWEQGWMVPRPPQQRTGKTVAVIGSGPAGLASADQLNRAGHSVTVYERADRVGGLLMYGIPNMKLDKHVVDRRVRLMADEGVKFVTSTEVGRDIDATALRAQNDAVVFATGATWPRDLKIPGREADGVHFAMEFLSSTTKSLLDTQLAEGTYLNARGKNVIVIGGGDTGNDCIGTAVRHGAKSVVNFELLPQPPQARAENNPWPQWPRIFRTDYGHSEVKAQWGNDPREYCISTTEFEKDESGKLIALKTVRVDWELDASGKWQMHKIPGSEERFPCDLCFLALGFLGPENAAIESLQLSRDARSNILADTNRGARPYQTSVKGVYAAGDCRRGQSLIVWGIQEGRACAAQVDTDLMSNSYLPWAGSIPKRIHAPGQQVGKHVPAAAST, encoded by the coding sequence ATGACTTTTTCCAGCGAATTTGTATTTGAAAATAAAACAAAAAACGTCCACGATGATGAGTTTGTCACGGAGTACATGACACCGCAGGATCTCAGCGACAGCGGATACGAGTCAGTGGAACGCGACTCTACGTCCTGGGCAGGTGCGATGCCTGCATCGCAAGGTCTGTATAATGCCGAATATGAAAAGGATGCCTGTGGTGTGGGCTTCATGTGCCACATGAAGGGCAAGGCATCGCATAAGATTGTATCAGAGGCACGCTTGCTTCTGTGCAACATGACGCATCGTGGTGCAACTGGTGCCGATGCACGCGACGGAGATGGCGCAGGTGTCATGACGGGCATGCCTGACGCATTCCTTCGCCGCGAAGTCTCGATTGACTTTGACTTCGAGCTGCCACCTGTTGGTGAATACGCCTGCGGTAACTTGTTCTTCCATTCGCGCGACGACCAGGCGCGTGCTGAACATATTCAAATTTTCGAAAAGATCTCTGACAAACTTGGATTGCGTGTACTTGGCTGGCGTGAGGTGCCAGTGGACAGCTCGATTCTGGGTCCGGCCTCCCGTAGCCGTGAACCCAAGACACTACAGCCGTTTATTGTCTTGGGCGACTACTACGGCTGGACATCGAAGAAAAGCGAGAACAATGGCGCATTCGATGAAGCTCTTTTTGACCGTCAACTGTACGTGCTGCGGAAgcatgccacgcaccgTATCGGTTTGTCGAACTGGTTCTACATTTGTTCGCTGAGCCCCTCGAACATTGTATACAAAGGTCAGCTCAGTCCTGTTCAAGTGTACAACTACTATCATGATTTGAACAACTCAAGCTATTCGGCTCATTTTGCGCTCGTTCACTCGCGCTTCTCGACAAACACTTTCCCCTCGTGGGACCGAGCTCAGCCTCTGCGCTGGTCAGCGCATAATGGTGAAATCAACACGATCCGTGGTAACAAGAACTGGATGCATGCTCGTGAAGGAAGTCTGCGCTCCGAGGTGTTTGGTGACGAACTCGACTTGCTTTACCCCATCATTGAAAATGGTGGATCAGACTCGGCCGGCTTCGACAACGTGCTAGAGCTGCTTGTTGTGAACAAAGTGCTGACCTTGCCCCAGGCCATTATGATCATGGTGCCCGAAGCTTGGAAGGGCACGGAGACTGATCCCGCTAAGGCTGCCTTTTACAAGTGGGCCGCTTGTCTTATGGAGCCCTGGGATGGTCCAGCTCTCTTCACATTTTGTGATGGTCGCTACTGTGGTGCTAATTTGGACCGAAACGGTTTGCGACCATGCCGTTGGGTTACGACATCTGACGATATCATGGTGTGTGCCTCAGAGGTGGGTTGCGTTCCTATTCCCCCCGAGACCATCACTGCCAAGGGTCGCTTGCGCCCTGGCCGCATGCTTCTTGTCGACACGCAGGAGGGCCGTATCGTTGACGACCGTGAACTGAAGgcgagcacgtcgcaccTCGCTGATTTTGCTGCCTGGGTCGAGCATAATCTTTTGGAACTCAAGTCCATCACCAAGACGGTGGAGCGACTGGTGCCAGATCAGCTCACTGTGAAGCTGGATGACTCGAGTCTGAGCAATGACCCTCGCCTTCGTGCCTTTGGCTACACGACGGATCAAATCAACATGCTCATGCTTCCCATGATGAACGAAGCAAAGGAGGCCCTCGGCAGTATGGGTAGCGATGCACCACTCGCTTGCATGTCGCAATCGCCCCGTCTCGTCTACGAGTACTTCCGTCAGCTGTTTGCACAAGTGACGAACCCTCCGATTGACCCGATTCGAGAGGAGGTTGTAATGTCGCTCGACCAGTACATCGGTCCTGAGGGCAACCTGCTCGAGATGAACGAGAAGCAATGCAATCGTGTGTACCTCGAGAGCCCTGTGCTGAGCATGCAACAAATGAGCGCACTCAAGAACATGCATTTGATCTACCCAGAGTGGAAGTCTGTGACCATCGATACGACGTACGACCATGCACTGGGTATCGATGGCTACGAAGCCACATTGGACCGTGTATGTGCCGAGGTATCGCATGCCATTGAGGATGGAATGCGCATTGTTGTGCTCTCAGACCGCAACGTTGGCCCGAATCGCGTCGCGATCAGCTCGCTTATTGCCTGTGGTGGTGTTCACCACCACCTTATCCGCCAGAAGCGACGCAACCGCATTGCACTTGTGGTTGATACGGCCGAAGCCCGTGAGGTGCACCACATCTGTGTGCTTCTTGGATACGGCGCTGATGCTATCTGCCCATGGCTCGCTCAGGAAGCGGTCATGAAGGTGCACCGTGAAGGTCTCTCCAAGGTCAACAAGACGCCTGATGAGCTCACTGCCAACTGGCGCGATGCGACAGACCACGGTATCTTCAAGGTCATGTCTAAGATGGGTATTTCGACGCTCCAGTCCTACAAGGGTGCTCAGATCTTTGAAGCGCTGGGTCTGGACAACACGGTCGTTGATCGCTGCTTCGCCGGCACGGCCTCCAGGATCCGTGGCTCGACGTTCGAGGTCCTGGCTGCGGACGCACTCGAAATGCATGAGCAGGCGTACCCACGCCGCAAGACTGTGACGTTCTCTGGTCTCCCAGAGACCGGTGATTACCACTGGCGTGACGGTGGTGAGCCCCACATGAACGATCCGAACTGCATTGCGTCACTGCAAGAAGCTACTCGCACCAAAAACCAGGCTGCCTGGCAGGCCTACACCAAGGCCACGCACGAGATGTCGAaggccacgacgctgcgtggTATGCTCGACTTCAACTTTAGCAAGACGCGTCCCATTCCAGTCGACCAAGTGGAGCCATGGACGGAGATTGCGCAGCGCTTCTGCACGGGTGCTATGTCGTACGGCTCGATCTCAATGGAAGCCCACTCAGCTCTGGCCATCGCCCTGAATCGCCTGGGAGGTAAGTCCAACACGGGTGAGGGCGGTGAAGACCCCGAGCGCTCCATCCCGCTCCCCAATGGCGACTCATTGCGCTCCAAAATCAAGCAGATTGCCTCGGGTCGCTTTGGTGTCACCTCACGCTACCTCTCTGACGCTGACGAGCTCCAAATCAAGATCGCCCAAGGTGCCAAGCCTGGTGAGGGTGGTGAGCTGCCCGGTCACAAGGTCTCGGAATCGATTGCCCGAACGCGTCACAGTACCGCCGGAGTCGGTCTCATTTCTCCCCCGCCGCACCACGATATTTACTCAATCGAGGACCTGAAGCAGTTGATCTACGACCTCAAGTGCTCCAACCCACGTGCGCGCGTCAGCGTGAAGCTCGTGTCTGAGGTTGGTGTGGGTGTCATTGCCGCTGGTGTAGCCAAGGCCAAGGCTGATCATATCCTCATTTCGGGTCATGATGGTGGTACGGGTGCTGCGCGCTGGACAAGTATCAAGTTTGCCGGTCTGCCTTGGGAACTGGGTCTCGCTGAGACACATCAAACGCTTGTGCTCAATGACTTGCGCGGTCGTGTGGTCGTGCAGACGGATGGTCAGCTCCGCTCGGGTCGTGATGTGGCCATCGCGTGTCTCCTTGGTGCCGAAGAGTTTGGCTTTTCGACGGCTCCCCTCATTTCGATGGGCTGTATCATGATGCGCAAGTGTCACTTGAACACTTGTCCTGTTGGTATCGCGACGCAAGACCCCGTCTTGCGTGAGAAGTTTGCAGGCCAGCCCGAGCATGTCATCAACTTCTTCTACTACCTCTCAGAAgagctgcgctcgatcatGGCTAAGCTTGGCTTGCGTACCATGAACGAAATGGTAGGTCGCTCGGATCTTCTTTCAGTCGACGACTCTTTGCGCACGCCCAAGACGGCCAATATTAACCTGAGTGCTCTGCTCAAGCCAGCCTTTGAAATGCGTCCTGGCGCAGCCACGCACAAGGTGCGCCAGCAAGATCACCGTCTCTACGTCCGTCTTGACAACAAGTTTATCGACGAGGCAGAACCCGCTCTCTCGCGCGGTTTGCCTGTCCAAATCGATTGCAATGTTGTCAACACAGACCGTGCCCTTGGCACGACGCTCTCGTACCACGTCTCAAAGCTGTTTGGCGAGGAGGGCCTGCCGCGTGACACTATTCACATCAAAGCCAGCGGTAGTGCCGGCCAGTCGTGTGGCGCCTTCTTGGCGCCAGGTATCACACTCGAACTCGAAGGTGATGCGAATGACTATGTCGGTAAGGGTCTGTCTGGTGGACGTCTCATTGTCTATCCGCCCAAGTCGTCATCGTTCATGCCGGAGGAGAACGTCATCGTGGGTAACACATGCTTGTATGGCGCTACACGCGGTCATTGCTACTTTGCTGGTATTGCCGCCGAACGTTTCGCTGTGCGTAATTCTGGCGCGCATGCTGTTGTTGAAGGCGTCGGCGATCACGGTTGTGAGTATATGACGGGTGGTCGCGTTGTGGTCCTGGGCTCTACCGGTCGTAACTTTGCTGCGGGTATGAGCGGTGGTATCGCCTACGTGCTCGATATGAACCGCGACTTTGCGAGCAAGTGCAACATGGAAATGGTCGAGCTCGGCACTGTTGAAGATCCACTCGAGATCGCCGAGTTGCACACTCTTATTGAGGACCATCGTCATTATACGGGATCATCCATCGCTGAGCATGTCATTCACGAGTTCCATCACCTCCTTCCCCGCTTCGTGCGTGTTATGCCCACCGACTACAAGCAAGTGCTCCAGCAACAGGCAGCTAAGGCCGCCGAGGAGAAGAAGCGCTCGAGTCATGTTGACCTTCTTGGTACTCTGTCTAACCGTGGTAGCCAAGTCGATGTGTCGATCTCCAACGAGCACGTGGCTTCAGATGCTGTGTCGGGTGCTGCAAAGACAGAGGAGCCTGCTGTTATGGACATGGAGGAAGCCATGCTCGATAAGGAACTCGCCAAGGCCCGCTCTGAGAAACTCGACAAGGTGCGTGGCTTCATGAAGTATCACCGCAGGACCGAGGCGTATCGCAAACCTGGCGCCCGCGTTAAGGACTTCAAGGAGCTGTCAACGCGTCTTACTGAGCCAGAATTGAAGCTCCAGACGGCTCGCTGCATGGATTGTGGTGTGCCATTCTGTCAATCAGACAACGGCTGCCCGATTTCCAACATCATTCCCAAGTGGAACGACTTGGTGTTCAAAGGACAATGGTTCGATGCGCTCAATCGTCTACTTATGACGAACAACTTCCCTGAGTTTACTGGTCGCGTTTGTCCAGCACCATGTGAAGGTGCATGCGTTCTTGGTATTATCGAGTCACCGGTGGGTATCAAGTCGATCGAGTGTGCCATCATCGACTACGCTTGGGAGCAGGGATGGATGGTCCCACGTCCTCCTCAGCAGCGCACGGGCAAGACCGTGGCTGTTATTGGCTCTGGTCCGGCTGGACTGGCATCCGCTGACCAGCTCAACCGTGCTGGCCACTCAGTGACAGTATACGAACGTGCTGACCGTGTGGGTGGCCTGCTCATGTACGGCATCCCCAACATGAAGCTTGACAAGCATGTCGTTGACCGTCGTGTTCGTCTGATGGCTGACGAGGGTGTCAAGTTCGTTACCAGCACAGAAGTGGGTAGGGACATCGATGCTACCGCCCTTCGTGCGCAGAACGATGCCGTGGTCTTTGCAACTGGTGCTACATGGCCGCGTGACCTGAAAATTCCTGGTCGTGAGGCCGATGGTGTGCATTTTGCTATGGAATTCCTATCGTCTACCACGAAGTCACTCCTGGACACACAGCTGGCAGAGGGCACGTACCTGAATGCCCGTGGAAAGAATGTGATCGTGATTGGTGGTGGTGACACTGGTAATGACTGTATCGGCACAGCTGTGCGTCACGGTGCCAAATCAGTTGTCAACTTCGAGCTGCTACCGCAGCCGCCACAGGCGCGTGCTGAAAACAATCCATGGCCCCAATGGCCTCGTATCTTCCGTACGGATTACGGCCACTCTGAAGTCAAGGCGCAATGGGGCAATGACCCTCGTGAATACTGCATCTCGACCACTGAATTTGAAAAGGACGAAAGTGGCAAACTCATCGCTCTCAAGACCGTGCGCGTAGATTGGGAACTTGACGCCAGTGGCAAGTGGCAAATGCACAAGATTCCAGGTAGTGAGGAACGCTTCCCGTGCGACCTTTGTTTCCTGGCTCTTGGTTTCCTTGGTCCTGAGAACGCAGCTATCGAGTCTCTACAGCTTAGCCGGGACGCTCGCAGTAACATCCTTGCCGACACAAACCGCGGTGCTCGCCCCTACCAGACGTCCGTGAAAGGCGTCTATGCCGCCGGTGACTGTCGTCGCGGTCAGTCGCTGATTGTCTGGGGTATCCAAGAAggtcgagcatgtgcagcgcaAGTCGACACTGATCTTATGTCGAACTCGTACTTACCTTGGGCTGGCAGTATTCCAAAGCGTATCCACGCTCCCGGTCAACAGGTCGGTAAGCATGTGCCTGCCGCAGCATCGACGTAA
- a CDS encoding succinate dehydrogenase (ubiquinone) membrane anchor subunit: MSLVSIVGLNKALPFQGALSMTTRGFRAARPLAVNASKPRSFGGPLIHPGGSYIKGTVNDPAEYPAPNAAHGSYHWVFERVIAVSLIPLFAAATVKHGACGMLDASLSVALLLHSHMGFEQVLIDYVEKRKFPKAGPIAKWILRAATLTAAVGLYEFNTNDIGITELVARLWTA, encoded by the exons ATGTCGTTGGTTTCTATTGTTGGACTAAACAAAGCGCTTCCCTTTCAGGGTGCTCTCAGCATGACGACCCGTGGCTTTCGTGCCG CGCGTCCCCTGGCTGTTAACGCCAGCAAGCCCCGCTCGTTCGGTGGTCCCTTGATCCATCCAGGTGGCT CCTACATCAAGGGCACTGTCAACGACCCGGCGGAATACCCTGCACCTAATGCAGCTCATGGCTCTTATCACTGGGTCTTCGAGCGTGTGATTGCTGTCTCTCTTATTCCTTTGTTTGCTGCAGCCACTGTGAAGCACGGTGCTTGTGGTATGCTTGACGCCAGTCTGAGCGTTGCGTTGCTGCTGCACTCGCACATGGGCTTCGAGCAGGTCTTGATTGATTACGTGGAAAAGCGCAAGTTCCCCAAGGCCGGACCGATTGCCAAGTGGATCCTCCGCGCTGCTACGCTGACGGCCGCTGTTGGTCTCTATG AATTCAATACTA ACGATATCGGTATTACGGAGCTGGTGGCCCGGCTGTGGACTGCCTAA